AGGTGGCGTAGCGGAATTTGTAAAAAACGGTCATACCGTCTATGTGCAGGCAACTGCCGGTGATGGAAGCGGTTTCCCGGATGCGGAATATGTGAGCGCTGGCGCTTCCATCCTACCCACCATTGAGGAAGTGTACGCCATTGCCGAAATGATTGTAAAAGTGAAGGAGCCCATTGAGCAGGAATACTCGCTCATCAAAGAAGGCCAGTTATTGTTTACGTATTTCCACTTTGCCTCTTATGAGCCGCTTACGCACGCCATGATTGAGCGCAAAGCCACCTGCCTTGCCTACGAGACTGTTGAATTGAAAGACCGTTCCCTGCCGTTGCTTATTCCTATGAGCGAAGTGGCCGGTAGAATGGCTCCCCAAGAAGGTGCCAAATATTTAGAGAAGCCTTTGAAAGGCCGTGGTATTCTGTTAGGCGGCGTACCCGGTGTGAAGCCAGCCAACGTGTTGGTTCTGGGAGGCGGTATCGTAGGAACCCAGGCCGCTAAGATTTCTGCGGGCTTAGGCGCCAACGTCACCATTATGGACATCAGCTTGAAGCGTCTGCGCGAGTTGGATGACATCATGCCGGCCAACGTAAACACCCAAGTTTCCAACCATTACAACATCAAGGAAGCTATCAAAACCTCTGATCTGATCATTGGGGCCGTCCTGATCCCGGGCGCGAAAGCTCCTAACCTGATCACCCGTGACATGCTGAAAGACATGCGCCCAGGTACGGTTTTAGTGGACGTGGCCGTTGACCAGGGAGGTTGCATTGAAACCTGCAAGCCTACCACCCATGAGAACCCAACCTTCATCATTGATGACGTAGTTCACTACTGCGTGGCCAACATGCCGGGCGCGGTTCCTTATACCTCTACACTTGCCTTGACTAACGCCACCCTTCCGTATGCCCTGCTTTTGGCCAACAAAGGCTGGAAACAAGCATGCCTGGAGCGTGACGAGCTGAGACTTGGACTGAACGTGGTAAACGGTAAGGTAGTGTATCCTGGCGTTGCCGAAGCCTTCAACCTGCCTTTGACAGACGTAGCCGAAGTTCTGGCGTAAGCAAGATTCTCCTGTCTAAGCAACCGAAAGGCGCTTCCTGTTATGCGGGAAGCGCCTTTTGTATTTATAAAAAGGTAGGGATAATCAGCTGGGCAAGTTTTTGAAGGAGGAGCCTTTTCCTAAAAATCCGTTTTAGGGCTGATTTCCGGAAAAGAGGGCAAAAACGACAGCGGCGTGACCTGGGTGGTGCCAGGCGCCACATGCCAGCAGAAATGGTCGCGGCCGTTGCTCACCATGAGGTAGGGCGCCGCAATGGATTGGTTGTAAACGGCTACCTGTTGTACTGTGGCCTGGGAAATGGGCACATGCGCGGCCTTGCACTCCACTAGCAGTAAGGGGGCTCCCTCAGACGAATAAACCCGTAAATCGGTGCGCTTCTGCAGCTTGTTGAATTTGGTGCCCCGCTCCACGCTCATGAGAGATAAAGGGTAGTATAGATGGGCGTATAACAAATGGATGATGTGCTGTCGTACCCATTCCTCTGGGGTCAGGAGCACATATTTGCGCCGTACCAGGTCCAGAATATAAGTATTCCCTCCAGAATCCTTAAGTTTGTAAGAATAAGCAGGCAAAGAAAGCGGTTCCATACCTCAAATGTACAAAGTTGCCCGCACAGCTTCCGTTTATGGGCCGTTTTTCTTAAATTAGAATGAAACCAAGACTATGAAAACAAAAAAAGAGATTGTAGAGAACTGGCTCCCCCGGTACACGGGCAGGCCATTAAATGAGTTCGGCGAATATATCCTGCTCACCAACTTCATCAATTACGTGGTCATGTTTGCTGACCAGTTTGGCGTGGAGATAAAGGGAACCGATAAGCCCATGCAAACCGCTACCGCGGAGAATATCACCATCATCAACTTCGGGATGGGAAGCGCCATGGCGGCTACCGTGATGGACCTGCTGTCAGCGGTAAAGCCTAAGGCTGCGCTGTTCCTGGGTAAATGCGGCGGACTGAAGAAATCCAAGTTGGGTGACCTGATCCTGCCCATCGCGGCAATCAGGGGTGAAGGTACCTCAGATGATTACCTGCCACCAGAAATCCCGGCCCTTCCCTCCTTCCGCCTGCAGCGCGCCGTTTCCTCCATGATCAAGAAGCACGAGCTGGATTACTGGACCGGGACCGTGTATACCACCAACCGCCGGGTGTGGGAGCATGACGAAGAGTTTAAGGAATACCTGCTGTCCATCAGGGCGCTGGGGGTAGACATGGAAACCGCCACCATCTTTGTGGTTGGGTTCATAAACGAGATTCCGCACGGCGCCCTGTTGTTGGTGTCTGATAACCCCATGACCCCAGACGGCGTGAAAACCGCCGAAAGCGACTTGCGCATCACCGCAGACTATGTTACCAAACACTTGCAGATAGGCATTGACTCTTTGCTGGAACTGCGTGACTCTGGTGAATCTGTGAAACACCTACGCTATGATTAAAAGAGTGGCTCCCCTGGGCGTCTCCGCCCTTCTGTGCCTTTCCCTGTTCAGCGCCTGCCAGCAAGGCCAAAAGGCCGATTTGTTGGTGTACAACGCCACGGTCTACACGGTAAACGAAGGGTTTGATAAAGCCCAGGCGTTTGCCGTGAAAGAAGGCAAGATTCTGGAAGTAGGCTCCTCAGAGGCCCTACGCAAGAAATACCAGGCCGCTGAAGAGGTTGACGCCCATGGCAAGCCGGTGTACCCCGGCCTGATTGACGCGCATGCCCACTTCTATGGGTATGCAGGCAACCAACGGGAGGCAGACCTAACCGGCACCACTTCCTTTGCCGAGGTAGTGCAGCGGTTACAGGCGCATCAGAAAAACAACCCGCAGGCTGCCTGGCTCACCGGCCGCGGCTGGGACCAGAACGATTGGCAGGTAAAGCAATTCCCCACCAAGGACACGCTAGACCAATTGTTCCCAAACCTTCCGGTTATTATTGAGCGGGTAGACGGCCACGCCTCCCTGGCGAACCAAAAAGCCCTGGATCTGGGAGGGGTAACCCCACAAACCACCATTACCGGGGGCAAAGTGGAAGTTAAAAACGGGAAACTGACGGGTATTCTGGTAGACAAAGCTGCCGACCAGGTAGTAGCTAAAATCCCGGCGCCTTCCGCCGCCGAGCTAACCCGGGCCTTGAAAAAAGCTGAGCAGAACATATTTGAGGTAGGCCTTACCACGGTAGTGGACGCGGGCCTATCCAAATACGCCGTTAACCTGATAGATTCCCTGCAAAAGAAAGGCGAGCTGAACCTGCGGGTTTACGCCATGCTTACTCCCAGCCAGGAAAACAAGGACCATTACTTTAAGACAGGCCCGTACACCACAAATAAGCTGAACGTGCGCTCCTTTAAAGTATACGGTGACGGCGCCCTTGGCTCAAGAGGAGCCTGCCTGATTCACCCCTATTCTGACCGACCCACTGAAAGCGGTTTTCTGTTAGAGACGGTGCAGGAATACAAGGACCTGGCAGCCCAGATGTACGAGCACAACTTCCAGATGAACACCCATGCTATTGGAGACTCTGCCAACCGGTTGATCCTGCAGATTTACGGAGACAACCTGAAGGGCAAGAACGACCGCCGCTGGCGCGTGGAGCATGCCCAGGTGGTAAACCCAACGGATGTGCCACTGTTCGGAAAATTCAGTATCCTGCCCTCGGTGCAGCCTACCCACGCCACCTCAGATATGTACTGGGCCGGTGAACGCCTGGGCATGGACCGGGTAAAACATGCCTATGCTTTCAAGGCCTTGTTGCAGCAAAACAACATGATTCCGTTAGGGTCAGATTTCCCGGTGGAGCACATCAACCCGTTGTATGGGTTTCACTCAGCGGTTGCCAGACAAGATGCTAAGAACTACCCGATTGGGGGCTTCCAGATGGAGAATGCCTTGAGCCGCGAAGAAGCCTTAAAAGGAACCACTATTTGGGCCGCCTACGCCAACTTTGAGGAGAAGGTTAAAGGCAGTATTGAGCCCGGCAAAATGGCCGACTTCGTTATTCTGGACCAGGATATCATGACCATTAAGCCGGAAGCCATTAGAAATGTGAAAGTGCTTTCCACTTATTTAGGCGGGAAAAAGATGTACAGCCGCAATTAGCGTTTTACGCCTGTTTTCGGTAAAACGGCCCCAAAACAGAAAAGGCTCCCGGCGCATTGCCGGGAGCCTTTTCTGTTTAATAAAGTTCGTTGGTTTAAGCGGCTTGGGCTACCATGGGCGACAGCTTGCGCGTTCTAATGGAAAACAATAGCGCTAAACCTATCACAAAGAACACCAGCAACGTTAAGATACTGTTGCGCATAGAGCCAAAGATCTGCTCCGTGATCCCGAAAGAAAGCGTACCCAGCGCCAGTCCTACCTTGTCACAGATGTCATAGAAGCTAAAGAAAGAGGCATGGTCGGTGGTTTCAGGGAGAAGTTTGCTGTAAGTAGACCGAGACAAGGCCTGCACCCCACCCATAACCGCACCTACCACTACCGCCAGTAAGTAATACTGATTCCCGGTGGTCACGAAATAGGCCCCAATGGTAATGCCTACCC
This Rufibacter radiotolerans DNA region includes the following protein-coding sequences:
- the ald gene encoding alanine dehydrogenase translates to MIIGLPKEIKNNENRVALTPGGVAEFVKNGHTVYVQATAGDGSGFPDAEYVSAGASILPTIEEVYAIAEMIVKVKEPIEQEYSLIKEGQLLFTYFHFASYEPLTHAMIERKATCLAYETVELKDRSLPLLIPMSEVAGRMAPQEGAKYLEKPLKGRGILLGGVPGVKPANVLVLGGGIVGTQAAKISAGLGANVTIMDISLKRLRELDDIMPANVNTQVSNHYNIKEAIKTSDLIIGAVLIPGAKAPNLITRDMLKDMRPGTVLVDVAVDQGGCIETCKPTTHENPTFIIDDVVHYCVANMPGAVPYTSTLALTNATLPYALLLANKGWKQACLERDELRLGLNVVNGKVVYPGVAEAFNLPLTDVAEVLA
- a CDS encoding type I restriction enzyme HsdR N-terminal domain-containing protein, producing MEPLSLPAYSYKLKDSGGNTYILDLVRRKYVLLTPEEWVRQHIIHLLYAHLYYPLSLMSVERGTKFNKLQKRTDLRVYSSEGAPLLLVECKAAHVPISQATVQQVAVYNQSIAAPYLMVSNGRDHFCWHVAPGTTQVTPLSFLPSFPEISPKTDF
- a CDS encoding AMP nucleosidase, yielding MKTKKEIVENWLPRYTGRPLNEFGEYILLTNFINYVVMFADQFGVEIKGTDKPMQTATAENITIINFGMGSAMAATVMDLLSAVKPKAALFLGKCGGLKKSKLGDLILPIAAIRGEGTSDDYLPPEIPALPSFRLQRAVSSMIKKHELDYWTGTVYTTNRRVWEHDEEFKEYLLSIRALGVDMETATIFVVGFINEIPHGALLLVSDNPMTPDGVKTAESDLRITADYVTKHLQIGIDSLLELRDSGESVKHLRYD
- a CDS encoding amidohydrolase is translated as MIKRVAPLGVSALLCLSLFSACQQGQKADLLVYNATVYTVNEGFDKAQAFAVKEGKILEVGSSEALRKKYQAAEEVDAHGKPVYPGLIDAHAHFYGYAGNQREADLTGTTSFAEVVQRLQAHQKNNPQAAWLTGRGWDQNDWQVKQFPTKDTLDQLFPNLPVIIERVDGHASLANQKALDLGGVTPQTTITGGKVEVKNGKLTGILVDKAADQVVAKIPAPSAAELTRALKKAEQNIFEVGLTTVVDAGLSKYAVNLIDSLQKKGELNLRVYAMLTPSQENKDHYFKTGPYTTNKLNVRSFKVYGDGALGSRGACLIHPYSDRPTESGFLLETVQEYKDLAAQMYEHNFQMNTHAIGDSANRLILQIYGDNLKGKNDRRWRVEHAQVVNPTDVPLFGKFSILPSVQPTHATSDMYWAGERLGMDRVKHAYAFKALLQQNNMIPLGSDFPVEHINPLYGFHSAVARQDAKNYPIGGFQMENALSREEALKGTTIWAAYANFEEKVKGSIEPGKMADFVILDQDIMTIKPEAIRNVKVLSTYLGGKKMYSRN